One window of Chryseobacterium indologenes genomic DNA carries:
- a CDS encoding alpha/beta hydrolase, giving the protein MKRILITALFITGTYNAYTQKSIPLYQGKAPGTENWKQKEAQQFSELFKTEVVFNVSQPSILVFEADKTKANGTVVVIAPGGGFQSLSINREGVDMAKKLAENGITAVVLKYRLLETKSNDPAKEMMENIKDRNAFDAKTAPVKVMAGEDIRTAISYIRTHAKELKINPEKLGVIGFSAGASVILESVLHSKDASTLPNFAASIYGGPSQEILKTEVSKSFLPMFICAASDDQLKLAPKSVLLYNKWLEAGQPAELHIYEKGGHGFGMGKQNLPVDKWSDVYLDWLRFHNFL; this is encoded by the coding sequence ATGAAAAGAATACTCATAACCGCATTATTTATAACAGGAACATACAATGCATATACACAAAAATCTATTCCTTTATATCAGGGAAAGGCACCGGGAACAGAAAATTGGAAGCAGAAAGAAGCCCAGCAATTCAGTGAGCTGTTCAAAACGGAAGTGGTTTTCAATGTGTCACAGCCTTCAATACTGGTTTTCGAGGCAGATAAAACCAAGGCCAACGGAACAGTTGTTGTTATTGCTCCCGGTGGTGGTTTTCAAAGCCTATCGATCAACCGCGAAGGAGTTGATATGGCAAAAAAACTCGCAGAAAACGGAATTACAGCAGTCGTTTTAAAATACAGATTGCTGGAAACGAAATCCAATGATCCTGCCAAAGAAATGATGGAGAATATCAAAGACAGAAATGCTTTTGATGCCAAAACAGCTCCTGTTAAAGTGATGGCCGGAGAGGATATCAGAACAGCAATTTCATATATCAGAACGCATGCGAAAGAACTGAAGATCAATCCTGAAAAATTAGGAGTGATTGGATTTTCTGCAGGTGCCAGTGTAATTTTAGAGAGTGTCCTGCATAGTAAAGATGCTTCAACGTTACCAAACTTTGCCGCCTCGATTTATGGCGGACCAAGTCAGGAAATCCTAAAAACCGAGGTTTCTAAATCTTTTCTTCCTATGTTTATCTGTGCCGCAAGTGATGATCAACTGAAACTGGCACCAAAATCAGTTTTATTATATAACAAATGGCTGGAAGCAGGGCAGCCTGCTGAACTCCATATCTATGAAAAAGGAGGTCATGGCTTTGGTATGGGGAAACAAAATCTTCCCGTCGACAAATGGTCTGATGTGTACCTTGACTGGTTGAGGTTCCATAACTTCTTGTAG
- a CDS encoding esterase, producing MKIKFTIYSLMLGSLMFAQENLDFSGKKEIVSPEIKGKSVTFRLRAPEAKTVKLQGNWMPGKGWEPGTAELKKDADGIWSFSEDDLAPDIYTYSFIVDGVKANDPNNSYQVRDVSSVMSMILIDGKQSENYKVQNVPHGTVSKRWYQSSGLKEDRRLTVYTPPGYENSKEKFPVLYLLHGMGGDEEAWMTLGRASQILDNLIAQGKAKPMIVIMPNGHTSNSAAPGESSKGFYKIDMRTPDIFSGDMETYFKEIMEFTEHNYRVKSDAVNRAIAGLSMGGFHSLYISANQPKMFDYVGLFSPAILPPDEKKSPVYQNLDQKLKAQQTNSYKLYWIAIGKTDFLYKNVTEYREKLNRMNFKYQYVESEGGHTWSNWRTYLNDFLPQLFK from the coding sequence ATGAAAATCAAATTCACAATCTATTCATTAATGCTGGGTTCATTGATGTTTGCCCAGGAAAACCTCGATTTCAGTGGGAAGAAAGAAATAGTTTCACCCGAAATCAAAGGTAAAAGCGTAACATTCCGACTTCGTGCACCGGAGGCAAAAACAGTAAAACTACAAGGAAACTGGATGCCGGGAAAAGGTTGGGAACCGGGAACAGCAGAATTAAAAAAAGATGCAGATGGAATCTGGTCTTTCTCTGAAGATGATCTGGCTCCTGATATCTATACCTATTCTTTTATTGTGGATGGTGTAAAAGCCAATGACCCGAACAATTCTTATCAGGTCCGTGATGTTTCATCAGTGATGAGTATGATTTTGATTGATGGAAAACAATCTGAAAATTACAAAGTTCAGAACGTTCCGCACGGAACAGTTTCCAAAAGATGGTACCAATCAAGCGGATTGAAAGAAGACAGAAGATTAACCGTTTACACCCCTCCGGGATATGAAAATTCGAAAGAAAAATTCCCTGTTTTATACCTTTTACACGGAATGGGTGGTGATGAAGAAGCATGGATGACTTTGGGAAGAGCCTCGCAGATCCTGGATAATCTGATCGCTCAGGGAAAAGCAAAACCTATGATTGTTATAATGCCAAACGGTCATACAAGCAATTCCGCAGCGCCGGGCGAATCTTCTAAAGGTTTTTATAAGATCGATATGAGAACACCGGATATTTTCAGTGGTGATATGGAGACTTATTTCAAGGAAATCATGGAATTTACAGAGCACAATTACCGGGTAAAATCAGACGCAGTAAACAGAGCGATTGCCGGACTTTCCATGGGAGGATTCCATTCATTGTATATTTCTGCCAATCAGCCAAAAATGTTTGATTATGTAGGACTGTTTTCTCCGGCAATTCTTCCGCCTGATGAAAAGAAAAGTCCCGTTTATCAGAATTTAGATCAAAAACTGAAAGCCCAGCAAACCAATTCGTACAAGTTGTACTGGATTGCCATCGGAAAAACAGATTTTCTCTACAAAAACGTGACAGAATATCGTGAAAAACTCAACAGAATGAACTTCAAATACCAATATGTAGAATCCGAAGGCGGTCATACGTGGAGCAATTGGAGAACCTATCTGAATGATTTTCTTCCTCAGTTATTTAAATAA